The following are encoded together in the Methanosarcina flavescens genome:
- a CDS encoding type III PLP-dependent enzyme, with protein MRRERYEFPLEDFISRDEFNRIKKFSRDKETPFLIVDLQRIEQSYEELVEHMPFAKIHYAVKANPTDEVVLALKNKGSNFDVATIYELDQLLKLDVEPERISYGNTIKKEKDIAYAYEKGVRLYVTDSESDLKKLARRAPGSKVFFRILTESDGADWPLSRKFGSHPDLIYKLILKAEKLGLEPYGLSFHVGSQQRDIGQWDNAISKCKYLFEAVAEKGIYLKMINLGGGFPAKYQAQAHDLETYAREIRRFLHEDFGEELPEIIIEPGRSLVANAGIIVSEVVMISKKARFNQYKWVYLDIGKFGGLIETLDECIKYPIFCDKKGCAEEVILAGPTCDSMDILYEHYKYNFPHTMREGNRVYIFTAGAYTQSYSSVSFNGFPPLRSYLT; from the coding sequence ATGAGAAGAGAGCGTTACGAGTTTCCACTAGAGGATTTCATCTCAAGAGACGAGTTTAACCGAATTAAAAAATTCTCCCGTGACAAAGAAACCCCGTTTTTAATCGTTGACCTGCAGAGAATAGAGCAAAGCTATGAAGAACTGGTAGAGCACATGCCTTTTGCGAAAATTCATTATGCTGTAAAAGCTAACCCCACGGATGAGGTTGTGCTTGCCCTGAAGAATAAAGGCTCGAATTTTGATGTGGCAACAATCTACGAACTTGATCAACTTCTCAAGCTTGATGTAGAGCCTGAAAGGATCAGTTACGGCAATACTATCAAAAAGGAAAAGGACATAGCGTACGCATACGAAAAGGGGGTGAGGCTTTATGTTACCGATTCTGAGAGCGATTTGAAAAAGTTAGCCAGAAGAGCGCCAGGATCCAAAGTCTTTTTCCGTATCCTTACTGAGAGTGATGGGGCTGACTGGCCTCTCTCAAGAAAATTCGGCTCGCATCCCGATCTGATTTATAAACTTATTTTGAAAGCTGAAAAACTGGGGCTTGAGCCATATGGGCTTTCTTTTCATGTCGGTTCCCAGCAAAGGGACATTGGTCAGTGGGACAATGCCATTTCCAAGTGCAAGTATCTTTTTGAGGCAGTGGCTGAAAAGGGCATATATCTGAAGATGATCAACCTCGGTGGAGGTTTTCCTGCAAAATACCAGGCGCAGGCTCATGATTTAGAGACTTATGCACGGGAAATCCGACGTTTTTTGCATGAAGACTTCGGGGAAGAGTTACCTGAAATTATCATAGAGCCCGGGCGCTCTCTTGTCGCCAATGCCGGAATAATCGTAAGTGAAGTTGTGATGATCTCCAAGAAAGCCAGATTTAACCAGTACAAATGGGTGTATCTCGATATCGGCAAATTCGGGGGCCTTATAGAAACCCTTGATGAGTGCATCAAATATCCTATCTTCTGCGATAAAAAGGGCTGTGCTGAAGAAGTAATCCTTGCAGGCCCGACCTGCGACAGCATGGATATTCTTTATGAACATTACAAGTATAATTTTCCTCATACAATGCGGGAAGGAAATCGGGTTTATATCTTTACGGCAGGTGCCTATACCCAGAGTTACAGTTCTGTAAGTTTTAACGGCTTCCCACCTCTAAGGTCTTACCTTACTTGA